Within the Microcebus murinus isolate Inina chromosome 16, M.murinus_Inina_mat1.0, whole genome shotgun sequence genome, the region TGTTCGAGACAGTGCGACTAGGGGGTCCGGAATGAGGGGGATTTTGTGACTGGAATTGTGTTGGGCCCTGTAGGGCAGAGTGCTGAGGGGGCCTGTGAAATAATGGGGTTGACTGTGAGTGCATGAGATTGTTTCTGTGGACATGTCTGTAACTGACTTTATAGCCACCTTAGTGTGACACGgtttttgataggtttgtttaCCTTTTCGGGCCATCCTTGGAGATGGTGAATGTGAGTCACTCAGTGTGTATTGGAGAAATGATTTACAATTACATATCGAAATAGCATATGATGTGCCTGAGAATATCAATCTAAAATAATAAACTCCAAGTCATATTAGTAGAattactttaaagaaatattatttgcaCCGTTAAGGAGAAATATAAGTGACTAAGTGAAAAAGCCAAGAAAATCAGGTTATCATTGACTTTCTGACTTGTGCTTTAGTAAGTGCTTTAGTAAGTAAAAAATGGAGTAACATACTTTAGatactcaataaaaaaatataagctaatattttatatctagTACAGCAAAATAAGAAACTTTTATCAACACATGAGTACCAGGGACTATTGTAGGGTCAGAGAGACTTAAAAGACATGTCAAATAATAAAAAGGGAAGGCAAAACAGTGTTAGAGATGTACATATggttaataatataataaaggaaCAAGATTACTATGAAAGTTAGGAGAGTGTAGTGATTACTTTTAGGGACAGGGAACATATAGGAATTTATGGATTATCTGGTAAATTTCTATTTGTTGAGGTGATGGTTACAGAGGTATTTGTCTTATAACAATTGATTTAGCTATATTTATGTGGCTATATTTTATTAgctatatttttgagtttttaaatgtttttctatatctgaCTTATAGTTTTAcaataaaaacacccaaaagtgtCTCAGGAATTATGACCTTGCCCTCCCTCAAAACATCAAAACATGTAAACATGGAGGGGAAAAGGCATGAAAGTCAGTACCGTTGACTCTAAAGTCAGTACTGTTGAAAGCCACTCACAcctgaaaatattcataattgctGGAAAACTATGTTCCCGTTTCTCAGAGAATGATGTCAGATGGAAGTATTGAAatataagaaggaatgaaaagcaATATAGGAATTATGGGGGCAGATACAAATGAATATtggcttttaaaaacaatgtctatagggttaaaaaaatacataaaaatacaagagAATATATTTCACCAAGGCAATAAATAATTTCTCTTATGACATACAAATAATAGTGATGAAAATAGGAAGCAGAAATAATCCTCAAAAACAAACCCttctataaaaatgaagaaaacatggtAAGAAGTCCCAACACCCAGTGTCACCAGGTGTGCAACAtgcaaaagacaagaaaataaaataggtataaatATTGTAAAGTAGGTATATCAGCTTTATCTGCAGATTATATAACTATAAAGCCCAAAAGAATCTATCACCTTATAAGCAGTATCCTAATATATTAAACTTTTAGATATTACTAGCATATTTTAAGCATTGTGACACATTTTATTAGAGGGTATTGTTATTAGATATTAAAAGGTAAggggggctgggagcagtggctcacacctgtaatcctagcactccgggaggccgaggcagacagattgctggaggtcaggagttcgaaaccagcctgagcaagagcgagacccccgtctctagtataaatagaaattaattggccaatatatatatatatatacatatatatgtgtgtgtatatatatatatataaaattagctgcgcatggtggtgcatgcctgtagtcccagctacttgggaggctgaggcaggaggattgcttgagcccaggagtttgaagttgctgtgagctaggctgacaccagggcactctagccctggcaacaaaagtgagactctgtctcaaaaaataaaaataaaaaaaaaatctatctatctatctttattTCCAAGTAATAAAAGTTACTGAAAATTGTCAAAGATTGCTGAAATATAGGGAACAGAAACAGATACCATGATTTGAGCATTTAATATATGACAGTATTTTAATTCAGGAGAAAgatgaggaattttttttctgatcctcctcctctccccaagaTGAAGAATTTAATAATTACTTCTGAcataattagttttatttctggatagAAACAAATCTTATACCTGACTCATACCATATACAATAatcaattccagatggattaaaatattaaatttatatgtatacatacatagaaacacacatgaaaaaatgcactcttttcctgtattttcttgcCCTCTGAAATTTTCTAGAAGCAAACCCttcctgagaaacagaaaacactGGAAATGACTTGGAAaacccattttatagaaataaaatagacaagaatataaaaatgtttattgcagcattattctgAAATGgcataaaaagaggaaacaatCTGAAACATCACAAGTGGGGAAATGATTGAATAGGTATTGGAACAAGCATACTGTGGAAGATACTGTAACCATTAAAAAGCTTTAAGTTAAATCATCATCTATTACAGGAAGGAATATCCAAAATGTACAGTTGAATGTATAAAAGCAAATTTCATAGAAACATATAAAGTATCAtccatttttttataaaaaacataatcCAAGAATTTGTATGTTAATGTTTGAACatgaagaaatatatacaatctttaaatattattcagaagaaaatggacaaacggggagggaaagaggaatggAGGACAGAGataatgatgttttctttttacctGATGGTACTGTTTCATTAATTTGGGTGCAAATGTACTACCTCCATAATTTTAGATGAGGGActtaataaaagatttaaatatgcacacaaaattaaatttcatttggcAGTTCTCATTTTGATAATAATGCAAAACATTAGAacagaaaattctgtttttagtaaTTCTCCCAATTGCAGATATTTGctctatttttctcaaatttattatgaaatattttttacctCCTTATGCCTGTAAAATAAAGTAACTCAATGTCCAAAGAAACTCTTCTTATATAAGATCTAAGATAAAAGGGAATGGGGCATAAGATAGATCTAAGGTATCttaatatatgaattttcctTCCACAGAATAGTAACTGTCCACTGTAGGGAGGTGATTGCTGAGCATGAAATTTGAGGCACAATAAAGGGCCATCTCAAAaatgaccctaaacctaaacaaAGCTAAactgtgggctttttttttttaaacttcaggaTTTCTTAAGTGACTTTTACTTGGTTTTCACACTATAATGGCAGACTTGAATATGGCCCACAAAGGCTAAAATATTGACTATCTGGCTCTTTAgggaaaaagtttgctgacccttggtttaaaaactataaaaattacaCTGACATATTTGCTGCTATGGCAAAATCGTGATAggttaactctttaaaaatttttatttcctcttgtgtatgtatacatagcTCAAGagccaatatattttctttgtctctcacaatgattctttaaaaaatttgattgGCCAGTTAAAAATCAGGAGCGAtcgaacatttaaaaaatgtagatttctggATTTCCTcacaaagtcaaaagaaaaataaggcctGTGTTTTCTACAACCATCAAACAGACCTAcaatttgctaatttctttagAATGAGTGTATACATCTTCATAGCTGACACTgaaaaatagctttcttttttgtatCCTCCTCATTCATTTCTGACATCAAAATTATGTTAGGTAAAATGAGATGTCTACTTCTATATAATTGAAATACAGTGtttcccaaaagtcaccatacataagGAAactgggaaattgtagctaaatgtacctttatttacaaaatattcatcacaaactttcataaattttttccTCTGCATGCAGaattttgggacaccctgtaacACTTGgtaaaattttgcttaaaaataaattggacttggTGCTTCATGATCccttgctaattttttcctgTTCTCTGTGTTTGACAGTCTTCTAAGAGTTCTAATTATCTTTAAGTTAATACTAGTGATTTACATCTTCctgaaaattcattttgtttaGGTTCCCAAATGTATCagacaaaaatattcagtatAACCTTTTAAATCTATATGGTTTCTATTTCTAtccatttttcaaatgtaatgctgtttatttctctttttacagttttttcttCATCAGCATCACCAATATTTTGTCtatattcttgtttctttttatgctaGGTATTTTATGATGTAACAAAAAGGATACCAGTCTGAATAAAGTTCTTCCCACATATTACATTACTCACATTACTTTCCCTACCAACACCTAGGATCATTTAATGCTCAGTAGGAAATCAGTGATGatggaaaattttcttaattcattACCCTCAAAGGGGCTTTCTTCAGTTAAATACCCTGTCTAATGGTAAGTAAGGTCTACAGAAGTTAAAAAGCctttcaacaaataataataCTGATGACAACAgtaaatataataacaatgactaacattcaatatgtatttattatatgccaggcacaattctaagcactttatgtgtcttcattcatttaatcctcacaagacattatgaggtaggtattttaatgatccccattttataatttctaatgagatatattatctattaaaaacataacaaggccgggcgcggtggctcacacctgtaatcctagctctctgggaggaagaggcgggcggattgctcgaggtcaggagttcaaaaccagcctgagcaagagcgagaccccgtctctactataaatagaaagaaattaattggccaactaatatatatagaaaaaattagctgggcatggtggcgcatgcctgtagtcccagctacctgggaggctgaggcagaaggattgcttgagcccaggagtttgaggttgctgtgagctaggctgatgccatggcactcactctagcctgggcaacaaagcgagactgtctcaaaaaacaaacaaaaaaaacacataacaaaagataatataaaatacaaagatgtACCTAGGGAGAATGTCCATCAGGGACATGTATTTTGGCAAAATATGTGGAGGAGACTATGATGTCCATCAATAGGGATTTGATAAATGGCATACGCACAATGAAACACCATGAAGATAGTAAAGGATCTCTGTTTACTGAGTGGAAAGTTGTTCATGAACATCTTTATAATAAGAAAGTCTTAatcttataaagagaaaaaagaagaagccatctttaaaaataaagaggtcAATTCTCTCAGGTattaaaggtattttaaaaataaagatattttacaaaCCATGATGTAAACTGATAAACTTTACAGTCATATAAAttgaagatgttttaaaatattatgaatgtaACAATTATAGGCAAATTGGGGTGGGGGATGAAAATCACAGGattacatttccatataaattctcTGATGTTTAAGAAGATTAGAAAGGTGTCAAAAATGCTgtcatttcaaatatttgctaGACCGAATTATATGATGTTAAGAGAAATATGGGCTTTTATTAAAGAGCTTCCAAAATGTATTCTATGTATATGGTGTTTctccaacattatttttcatgagCTGAATAAGCTGTAGTCAACAAATATGTTTCCACATTATTCTATCTAGAGGAATTAATAACACGATAAATTCCATGATGTTGAATACTTTTTAGCCATAATTAAAATCCTTCCTATACACTTCATATATTCTAGTTTATCACCAGTACAGATTTTGATGCTGAATAAGTTGTGAGCCATAATTAAAGTTCTTTCCACATTCCCTATATTCATATGGTTTCTCACCATTATGAATTCTATGATGACTAATAAGTTGTGAACTCTGAGAATAGGCTTTCCCACATatcttacattcatagggtttctcaccagtatgaattctctgatgtctGGTAAGGTCTGAACCAGAACGAAAAGCCTTatcacattctttacattcataaggtttctcaccTGTATGGATTCTTTGATGTTTAATAAGTTGTGAGCTCTGACTAAAGGCATTGCCACACTCCTTACATTCATatggtttctccccagtatgaattctctgatgttgagtAAAATTTGAACCACTactaaaggccttcccacattccttacattcatagggtttctcaccagtgtgaattctctgatgtcgAGTAAAGTTTGAACCACTACTGAAAGcctttccacattccttacattcatagggtttctcaccagtgtgaATTCTGTGATGTCGAGTAAGGTCTGAGCCACAAATAAAGgtttttccacattccttacattcaaaGGGTTTCTTGccagtatgaattttctgatgatGAGTAAGTCTTGAGGGATGTCTAAAGAActttccacattctttacattcatagGGCTTCTCAATGGTATGAATTATCTGATGAGTAGTAAATTGTGAGCCATGTCTAAAAGTTTTCCTATATTCTTTAGTTGCACagtatttctctttattattaattattcgCTGTAATGTAAAGGATGGATGCTGACTGAAAGTGGGCATGTCTTCATGAGTGAATATCATTTGACTGAAATGTCCCTCCTGAGAGCCATCCTGTTTCTCAAACTGGCCATTACATTCCCAATCATCTCTGAAACTAGAGCACTGAAGGTCATGTTTTGTAAGTTTTTCCATTATCTCCCACTGGGCTGACtctatttcataaatttctttcttcagaaatAATTTCTTGGTCTCACATCTTGATtccagaactgaaagaaaatatgaaagcaatcactcatatatatatatatatatatatattttttttttgagacagagtcttgttttgttgcccaggctagagtgagtgccatggtgtcagccaagctcacagcaatctcaaattcctgggctcaagcaatcctgctgcctcagcctcccaaatagctgggactacaggcatgcaccaccatgctcggctaatttttccacatatattagttggccaattaatttttttctatttatagtagagacagggtctcgctcttgctcaggctggttttgaactcctgacctcgagcaatccgcccacctcggcctcccagagtgctaggattacaggcgtgagccactgcgcccggccttttttttgtttgtttaggagaaataaaactttaattaaaattgagaattttggccgggcgctgtggctcacgcctgtaatcctagctcttgggaggccgaggcgggcggattgctcaaggtcaggagttcgaaaccagcctgagcaagagcgagaccccgtctctactataaatagaaagaaattaattggccaactgatatatatataaaaaattagccgggcatagtggcgcatgcctgtagtcccagctactcgggaggctgaggcagaaggatcactggagcccaggagtttgaggttgctgtgagctaggctgacgccacggcactcactctagcctggacaacaaagcgagactctgtctcaaaaaaaaaaaaaaaaaaaaaaaaaaaaaaaaaaaaaaaaaaaaaaaaaaaaaattgagaatttaaataattaaaaaaagggATGAGGAAGAAGGAGTGATAGTGAGGTCACATCAGAAGATGAGGATAGTGTTTAGGGAAACAAAGGAAGTCACTGGTTCCCAAACATTGCTATAAATCAGAATTACTTTGGGAAGCTTGCTAGATACATATAAACCTTAGTCTTATCTTCCTTGTTGCAGGATGACTCTACTCATACCCCCCTACACACAAATTATCTCAGCATATAAACACTTAGACATTTAATAGTAGCTAACAGCATGAACTGTAAAATAAGGGAAATGATCACACCTACTTAACAGGGCTGTTGTTcaggataaaataaatatgccTAACGGAAAATTTCCAGGGATTGACAAACTATGGCCTATAACCCTACacccatttttataaattaagttttattagaATACAACCACACTTATTACATATTGTCTATGAATGCTTTTGAGCTACAATGgcaaaaataagtattaatatttatgacaGAGACTGCATGGACTGCAAGCCTAAAATACTTAGTATCTGGACCTTCAAGAAAAAGTTTGCTAGCCCCGGGTTAGATCCGCATTGTCCAATATAGTAGCCGCctgctacatgtggctatttaaatttaaaataactaaaatttcaaattcagttcctcagtcacactattCACATTTCCAGTGTTCAATAGCCAAATGTGGCTAGTGGCTTCTGTACTGGAAATCATAAATAtaggacatttccatcatcaACCAatgttctattggacagcactggtTTAGACTCTGTAATTAGAGGGCCAGAGATTTTCAATGAATAAGGAAACAGGGATGGCAATCTAAAGGCCTAGCTTAAGAAAAGGCAGGTGTTGACTGAACATAGGATGAGTGACAGAAAGGGAGGATTCTTTCGTGGATAGATATGGGATATGTTGGGGTTTGATGAAAATACTGTTTGCCTTGGAATTTTGAGATGCTGACCTTGGGAGAAGAGAACAGGGGACTTATCAAGTGCATGAGCACTATGGTAGTGACTACTGACTGACAGGAAAGGCCTTTGTCAGTtcaaagagaagggaagaaagtaaACTGGAAGGCAGAGTATTGTATTGAAAGATCAAAGGTACTACATTTAGTATATGAGTTTCAAACTCAGATAATTATAAGCATTGTTTTCTTGGGCAAATTAGTTCATCTTTCTGAGCCCGCAGTTCTCTAATACAATAGGAATGATAACTCCTatgattgttgtgaggattgggaaaaatgtatgtaaagtacTTGGTATAAAATAAGTGGGAGATAATACTGTGGAAGAATTTATACACAAAAATGGGGATGTTAGGCAAGAGAAGTGTTTTGAAGATGGCAACTAGGGACCCAGAGGGAAAAGCTCAAGCCAAAAAGGGGAAGATCATTCTAAGTACCATCTTCTTCCTCTTACTCCCGTACAATCATTCAGCAAATTCTGCCTAGCTTTACTCCTAAACCTCTCTTGAAatacttctcttccttctctatcCAGTACAATTCCTAATACAAAACATCTCTCCCCTGATCTCTTAGACTCCTACCTAGTTTCTCCGTTTGAGGTTTGCAATCCTAAATATGTACCACCAGAAAGACATTAGCCTGCCACTGCTCTGGATTGCCTTTATAATAAAAGCCAAACTCTTGAACGTGATCTACAAAGCTCAAATAATCTGGTTCTTGCCTGCCTTTTCAACCAAATCTCACAAAATACCACCCTTTGCTTTCTAAGCTTCATCctcattggttttatttttcagttcttcaaATGCCTCCAGCTCTCTGTCCCTCTCAAGGTCTTTCTAGCTACTTGGTCTTAAGTCTagcagtgttttctttctttctgggccTTGATGactaatgttcatttttaaaatctctaccTTAAGGTCATACTTTTCAAGGCCTTGCCTGATCCCTAAATTATGcctcatttgtattaataattatcctTTTAGTACTCTGTTCTCCTCAACAGAATTTTcacaatttgtaattatatatttatttggattCATGCAACAGGATTTTCCTCACTAAATCTTAAGTTCTATGAGGGCAAGGATAATGTCTGTCATCTTCCTTAATGTGTATTTAACTCTGAGCACAGTATCTGCTACATATTGGAagattgacaaatatttttttattgcttcaatCAGCAAGTGTCTAAATGTATACTTCTTAATAAAAAAtgtccaggccaggcgcggtggctcatgcctataatcctagtactttgggaggccaaggtgggcggattgctcaaggtcaggagtttgaaaccagcctgagcaagagcgagacccggtctctcctatgaatagaaattaattggccaactaatatatatagaaaaaattagccgggcatggtggcgcatgcctgtagtcccagctactcaggaggctgaggcaggaggattgcttgagcccaggagtttgaggttgctgtgagctaggctgacgccaaggcactcacactagcctgggcaataaagcaagactctgtctcaaaaaaaaaaaaaaaaaaaaaaagtccagaactc harbors:
- the ZNF566 gene encoding zinc finger protein 566 isoform X2, with translation MAQESVMFSDVSIDFSQEEWECLNDDQRDLYRDVMLENYSNLVSMGHSISKPNVISYLEQGKEPWLVHRELTRSQWPVLESRCETKKLFLKKEIYEIESAQWEIMEKLTKHDLQCSSFRDDWECNGQFEKQDGSQEGHFSQMIFTHEDMPTFSQHPSFTLQRIINNKEKYCATKEYRKTFRHGSQFTTHQIIHTIEKPYECKECGKFFRHPSRLTHHQKIHTGKKPFECKECGKTFICGSDLTRHHRIHTGEKPYECKECGKAFSSGSNFTRHQRIHTGEKPYECKECGKAFSSGSNFTQHQRIHTGEKPYECKECGNAFSQSSQLIKHQRIHTGEKPYECKECDKAFRSGSDLTRHQRIHTGEKPYECKICGKAYSQSSQLISHHRIHNGEKPYEYRECGKNFNYGSQLIQHQNLYW
- the ZNF566 gene encoding zinc finger protein 566 isoform X1; translated protein: MAQESVMFSDVSIDFSQEEWECLNDDQRDLYRDVMLENYSNLVSMAGHSISKPNVISYLEQGKEPWLVHRELTRSQWPVLESRCETKKLFLKKEIYEIESAQWEIMEKLTKHDLQCSSFRDDWECNGQFEKQDGSQEGHFSQMIFTHEDMPTFSQHPSFTLQRIINNKEKYCATKEYRKTFRHGSQFTTHQIIHTIEKPYECKECGKFFRHPSRLTHHQKIHTGKKPFECKECGKTFICGSDLTRHHRIHTGEKPYECKECGKAFSSGSNFTRHQRIHTGEKPYECKECGKAFSSGSNFTQHQRIHTGEKPYECKECGNAFSQSSQLIKHQRIHTGEKPYECKECDKAFRSGSDLTRHQRIHTGEKPYECKICGKAYSQSSQLISHHRIHNGEKPYEYRECGKNFNYGSQLIQHQNLYW